Within Deltaproteobacteria bacterium, the genomic segment GGCCAAGAAGCCTCACGCGGATTTGGCATGCAGAGAAGCACGCACCTTGGGCGACCACCTCCGCCGCAAGCGGATGCTGTTGGGACTCCGCCAGAGGGACGTAGCAACGATTCTTGCCATCTCGATTGCAACCCTCGAACGGTGGGAGCGGAACGAAACGCAGCCGAAGCCTTACCTGATCCCCCGGATCATCGACTTCCTGGGGTATGCTCCGTATGAGCCGCAGGACCGCTTTGGAAGCTGGCTCCTGATGGCTCGAAGGGCGTTGGGGCTTTCCCGGAAGCGGCTCGCTAAACGGCTCTCCGTGGACGAGAGCACCATTTTCCGGTGGGAGAGTGGCCGAGCGGGACCCCAAGCGGCTCTCTTGAGGCGATTGAGGGCTGTCCTGACTTCGGATGAGCACCGATAGTAGGCACCATCTCCCGGCCTCACAGAAGAATGCGAAAGCACTGCGACTTCCGCAGATCCTTCGAACGCGGTTTTCCGCCTCTTCTCTTTTACGGGGTCCGAGTGCGAGTAGAAACCGGCGTTCTCGTGTGGGTGCGGCTCGTCGTTGGACGAAGGGTATTAGTGGGGGTCAGTGTCCGGCTCGGCCGCCGTGTTCGAGTGCGCGTGAGGGTGGGTGTGGGCGTACGGCTGGGTGTGTAGGAACGGGTCACGGCAGGTGTACGCGTGCGAGTGGGGCGGCGAGTGAAGCTAGAAGTGGGCAGCGGAGTCGGTGTCCGAGTGGGCCGCCGACTTGGGGTGGACGTTTGGGTAGTCGTCGGTCTTCGCGTAGCGCTCGGTGTCTGCGTCGCCGTGCGAGTCGCCGTTCGCGTGACCGATGCGGTCGGCGTGCGGGTCGCAGTTCTGGTGAGGAACGAAGTCTGGGTGGCCGTCAATCGAGGGGTTCCGGTCGGTGTCGTGCTTCGCGTCGAAGTCTCCGAGGGCGTGACCGTCGATGTCCTCGCCGGAGAGTCGAAAGGCGAGGGCGTCGGTGTACCGCTCGGCGGAACCGTTGGCGATGCGGTCGCCATCTCCAATTCGTTCGGCGAGAGAAATCCCGCATTCAGAGTGAGGTCAGTCGCGAACGCGTCACCAACCGGTCCCGCTTGACCGACGGAGCTGAACAGAGAGAACGACGCGGAACTCTGCCGGCCGCCGGCGGAGTCGAGCGTCTGTCCTTGCAATCGGATGTCTTGGGCATACGCTCGTCCGATACTAGTGGCAACGAGCAGCTCAACCAGTACGAGCAACGATGTGAGAAGGCGCTTTGGGGGTGGCATTTTAGGGCGCTCAATCTGTGCACTCGGCTAACTCGGAGCACAGCACGTAAATTGGCAACTCGGGCAACTGCCTCCCGTACCGAAGCATGAGATTCGGCGCCAGCCGCCACCACACTGGGTGGCCCCGTTGCCGCAGTCGCCGCAGCTGCACGGCACGTTCAAGAAGGTGTGACACTCCCAACTCGGACCGGGTGGCCCCGAGGGCCCCTGCGCTCCAGCGGGCCCCGCTGGCCCTTGTGATCCGGAATCGCCCTTGTCGCCCTTAGCCCCCTTTTCTCCAGTGTCGCCCTTGTCTCCTTTTGCGCCTAGCGCGCCAGGCGGCCCGGCTGGGCCCGGGGAACCCGAGGGACCTGGGGGGCCGACGAACTGCGACGGAGAAAGTCCTCCCAACGTCTCGGCGTTCCTCGCTTCGAAGGCGTATCCGACACTCGTGATCCGCAGTCGTGGCTGGAGCACTTGAGGTGGGTTGACGAACGTTATCGGAGTAGCGACTACCGCAGTTTCCAGGAATCGCGAAGACTCCTGGAACAATGTCTGTGGCAAGGCCGTTGCGCTTCCGAGCTGGGTAGCAAACAGCCCGTCGCTCACGGCGACCGTCTGGGTCTCACTCCAGAGTTGGTTGCCACCGATTTCCTGATCGAAGATTCGGAATCGTAACTGGTAGAGACCGTCGGGAACGGAGGCGCTTGCTGCGTCGCTCAATCGCCCCTGATAGCTGATCACTGGGGGAATCTCCGAGTTTACCCGCGCCGCCATCAAGGCTATTCCTACGACGAGAGACATCATGACCGAGTGCTTAGGCCAATTTATGGTGAATGCCACCGCAGTGCTCCTTCCCGAGCGGGTTTCCCCACCGGCCACCTGCGGTCGACAGCTTCGTGCACCCGACCGTCCCTCCGCCCCTCTACGCGCTCAGATACGATCTATTATCTGAGCATAGCCATGACTCTGTCAACTGTGTTTCCTTACCAACATAGAAGGTGTATCTATAGAACAAATGTATGCACGATTGTTGATGCAAAGCTCGCTTGAAGCAGGCGATGGTGCGCTAGCCGCAAGGAGCGTTGCGGAAGGCGCCCGTTTTGGTGCATAC encodes:
- a CDS encoding helix-turn-helix domain-containing protein; protein product: MGDHLRRKRMLLGLRQRDVATILAISIATLERWERNETQPKPYLIPRIIDFLGYAPYEPQDRFGSWLLMARRALGLSRKRLAKRLSVDESTIFRWESGRAGPQAALLRRLRAVLTSDEHR
- a CDS encoding collagen-like protein gives rise to the protein MMSLVVGIALMAARVNSEIPPVISYQGRLSDAASASVPDGLYQLRFRIFDQEIGGNQLWSETQTVAVSDGLFATQLGSATALPQTLFQESSRFLETAVVATPITFVNPPQVLQPRLRITSVGYAFEARNAETLGGLSPSQFVGPPGPSGSPGPAGPPGALGAKGDKGDTGEKGAKGDKGDSGSQGPAGPAGAQGPSGPPGPSWECHTFLNVPCSCGDCGNGATQCGGGWRRISCFGTGGSCPSCQFTCCAPS